The window GGGAAGGACGGATGCCTCCCTACCGGGTCGTGCTGGACCGGCTCGATCGAGGCGACCGTCCGGGAGCGCTCGCCGCCCTCGAGGCTCCCGGGACGGACGACCCCACAGCGGGGGAGTCCGGCCCTCCTACCCGCATCCTGCAACTGCTCCGCGCGCTGCTGACGCAGGCCCCCATACGCATCTCAGCCGCGAACGCGGAGCAGGAGCCTCCGCCGGGCCAGCACGAGGAGAGCCGGCTGCTCGTGACCCTCGAACGGGCTGGCAGCGCCACGCTCGCTCTGCGTGAAGGACGCGTAGAGGACTTGGTGACGGACGCAGCCGCTGCGGCGGACGCGAGCGTACCCTCACGTCCCTGGCTCACGCTCTATATCGGCAGCCTGCTCCAGGGCGCGTTCCGCTTCACCGGGGATCCCATGCTCCGGGACCGGGCGCTCGAGCAGCTTTCGCAGGTAGCGGACCGGATCGAGCACCCCCACCTGGCCATCAGCGCGCGCGCTCTGATGGGTACGGTCCATCTCATGGGCGGGAGCTACCACGCTGCCCTCGACGCCTGTGCCTCCGCCATTGCCCTGGCGGATGCGAGTGGTCTCGCCAGCGGCCCCGCGGTCGCGCTCGCCCATCAGTTTCGTGGCTATGTGCTCTTCGAGTGGAATCGCCTGCAGGAGGCGGAGGACGCGCTCGCTCGTGCCTGGGAGTTGGCGGGGCCCAACGGGCGCGGCGTGCGCAGCGGCGTCGCGCGCGTCCGCGCAGCCGTCGCTACCGCCCGCGCCGACGGGGCCGCGGCCGAGCGGTGGCTCGACGAGTTGGAGCGCATCGTAGCCGAGCCCATGACGCTACGGAACCGCGAGTGGCTGGCGGCCGTCCGCGTGCGCGCCCGCCTGGGCTCCGGCGATCTGGGCGCTTTGGCGGACTGGCTCAGAACCTACGACTACCGACCCGAAGAGCTGGCCCGCAGCGAGAGCCGCGCGCTGGCGGCCCGGCTTCACGAGCTCGAGCACCTGCTGGCCGTATTGGAGGGACTGGGCGACTGGGAGGCGCTCCTCGCCACGGCGCCCCATCTGCTGCGGGCCAGCGGATCGCTTCGCCACTGGTACGCAGTGCGTGCCTTGAGCGCGGAGGCAGTGGCCTTGCACGCGCTCGGCCGCTACGGGGAGGCCGAGACTCGCTGGAGCGAGGCGCTCACGCGCGGTGCCCGCGGATCGTTCGTGCGGGTCTACCTGGAAGGGGATCCACGGCGCCTGGATCTGTTGCACGACGCCGCCCACGGCACCGGGGCCGCCGTCGCCCAGGCCCGTCGTGTGCACGCTGCGACCGACCCCGCTCCCGACCCGTCCGCACTGCCGCCGCTCAGCGAACGACAACGCCTGGTGCTGTCGAGCCTGGCACGAGGTTGCTCCAACAAGGCCATCGCTCGGGAGCTCGGTCTGTCTCTGAGCACGGTAAAGACCCACCTCCGTGCGCTCTTCGTGAAACTGGACGCCTCCTCACGCACGCAGGCGCTGGCCCATGCCCGCCGTCGCGGCTTGCTCTGACCGAAGCGGCCACCGAAACCTGCCCCCGTCGTCCCCCCGTATCTCAGAGAGGACCCCACCACCGGAGCCGGACCATGGAAGCGTTTCTCGACCGCCTGCACGCGCAGGCCCGTGCCAATCCGTTCTTCCAGCGCCTCGCGGTGGTCAGCCGCATCCTGCTCGCGGTCGGGTTCATTCCGCCCTCGATCACGAAGATCTTGGGTCACCGCTTCACCAGCCTGGGATTGGACACACCGGTCGGCTACTTCTTCGACGCGCTGCACCGGACCGGGGCCTGGTGGCAGTTCATCGGGTGGAGCCAGTTCACGGCCGGTGTCCTGCTGCTGATCCCGGCCACGGCCACCGTGGGGGCGGTTCTCTTCTTTCCCATCATCCTCAACATCTTCGTGATCACTGTGGCGGTGGGCTTCACGGGCACACCGTTCGTGACCGGACCCATGCTGTTGGCGGCGTTCTTCCTGCTCTGCTGGGACTACGACCGCCTCAAGCCCATGGTGTGGCCCACGTCACGTCGCGACACACCGCCGCTGGTGCTCACGCGCGTCGAGATCGCTGGCTATCTGGTGGGAGGGGCGGCCGCGCTGGTGGTTCTGACGGCCATCCGAGGCCTGGTACCACGCGGTGTGGTACTCCCCGCCCTGGTCACGGGCGCGCTGGCGGCACTGCTCGTGCTGGCGGGATGGATCCAAGCGGCGATGCGGCACACACCCGACCCCGGGAGCGTCCGGTAAGCGACCTGTTGCGCGCAGGGCCCCGCACCTGTGCAGAGCTCGCCTAGTAGCCCGGCCAGTGCTCCCGTTTTCCGATGACCGCGATCACCGCTTCCGTCAGCTCGTCCCCACGATCACTGTTGGTCAGAACCACAAGGCCGTAGCCGAGGGTGGGATGCGCCAACATCCCTCCGCGGAAGCCGTCGTTGGCACCGGCGTGCCAGAGGTACGTCTGACCGTGGATGGATCGCAGGCCAACGCCCAGTCCATAGCGTTCTCTGACTTCGGCGATCAGCATCTCCGCGCTCTCGCGCGAAAGCACTCTGTTCGACTGCCCACGCAGAGAAAGCTGGAGCTCGATGAGAAAGCGCGCGTAGTCGGACGCCGTCGTCCACAGCGCCGCCGCCGCGCTTTCCGGGTAGATATGGTGGCCACCGGGCACGGCGCTGCCGTTCGCGTAGTAGCCCGATGCGGTCCTGTCCCGCCACGCCTCTGCCAGCGGTTGCTCATAGGTGCTCTCGGACATGCCGATGGGAGTGAGCACGCGTTCGCGTACGAACTCGGCGAAAGGCACGCCAGTGACGTCTCGCACCACCAGGTCGGCGATTTCGTACCCGCCTCCCGAGTAGCTGAACCGGGTTCCCGGCACCGACTCCACCACCACCGGAGGAGAGTTCGCGGGTGGCTCACCGTTCAGGATCTGAACGAGGGAGGGGACCGCCTCACCGTAGCGGTACCCGCGGAATCCATGCACGGTGGTGCCGGCCGTGTGACTGAGGAGCCGCCGCAGCGTGACTTTTTCAGCGGCCTGCAGGCCGTTGTCAGGAACCTGCCAGGACGTGAGGTAGTCGTTCACGTCCTGGTCCAGCGACAGCGCGCCTTCCTGGGCCAGGCGTACGATGCCCACTGCCGATACGGCCTTGGTCAGCGATGCCGCCTGAAAGAGCGTGTGCTCGGTGACGGGATCCCGGGTGGCGCCGCTCTTGACTCCGTGGGTCTCCGCGTAGTCCAGGCCGAAGTCCCGGATGACTGCGACGCTCACACCATTGATGCCGTAGAACTGCATCCAGGCCGCGATATCATCGCGATGCTCCGGGCCGGCCGGATCGCGGCACCCCTCCAGGCAAGCACCGCCTACGACGGCTACGAAGGCAACGACCGAACGAAGCGCTCCCACCCCGCACATACGACCCACCCCCGCTGTCCCGCACCGATCAGGTCCAGGGGATGACACACCTTCAGTCCTACCCCGCCTTCGACAGCCGGTTCGCGCATCAAGCTCTCCCGCAGGGAGTGCGCCCCGCCGCACCTAGCCTGGATAGACCCTGATCCAGCGAGGCAGCGTGGAACCGGCCCACCCCCCGAGCAACGCACCGCCGGCGGTCAATACCGCTCCCCACGGTCCCAGCCCTCGTGAGCAAAGGCCCGGCTCCGCCCCGAAGCCCCAAAGCCACACGCCTCATCATCCAGCCCCTCGTACGCTCAATGCCGCGGCGGCTGCGCGCTCCACCACCAGAACGGAGCGAGCGGCCTCTCCACGGGCCAGACCTGGTCCAGGGTGTCGCCGTCGTAGAGCTCGCCGTTCTTCATCACATAGTGGACGGAGTTGGTGTTGCGGATGTCGTCCAGCGGGTTCCGGCGCAGCACCACCAGGTCCGCGAGCTTGCCCACCTCGAGGCTGCCGAGGTCCTCCGCGAACCCGATGATCTTGGCCCCGTCGATAGTCGCGGCCTGCAACACCTCTCGCGGAGTCATGCCCCCCATCGCCAGTGCCCACATCTCCCAGTGATAGCCGAGACCCTGCAGCTGGCCGTGCCCCCCCACCCCTACCAAACCGCCTGCGCGTTGGATCTCGGCGGCGGCGGCAGCGGCCTCGTCGAAGCTGAACTCGTCCTCCCGCACCCAGCGCCCGCGTCGGCGCGACATGTCGTCCAGCACGTTGTGGGGATAGAAGCGATTGAGCTTGGGGTCGTCGTGCACCTCGGTGGTGGTGTAGAAGTACTCCTCGGCGATGGGGCCGCCGTATTGCACGAGCAGCGTAGGCGTGTAGGCGATCCCTGTGCGTACGAACAGCTCCCGCACGTCCTTGAAGAGCGGCACGACCGGAAGGGTGTGCTCGTTCCCGTGGAATCCGTCGATGGCGTGCGTGAGATCGAGCTTGAGATCCCGCCCCCCTTCCGTGGTGGGCATGAGCTGCAACTCTTTGGAGGCCTGCACCACCCACTGTCGCTGCTTGCGGTTGCCCACCATGTACGACTTGATGTTGGGCGTGCGATAGTGGTGCTTGTAGCGCTTCAGATAGCTGAGCGTGGCCTCATAGCTCTGGAAGTCGTTGGAGCTGAACACCCCGGGACCAGTCATGAATGCCCGCTCCCCCACCGCCTGCCCCGTCTCCACCAGGTCCTGATACGCGAAGTAGTCGTTGGTCGAGGTCTGCACATCCAGGCCCGCCGTCACGCCATAGGCCAGGTTGGCCACCAAGGACCAGTTCTGGGGCTCCAGCACGTCGTGGGTGCGGAACTCCCAGTGCGCATGCGTATCGACAAACCCCGGTACGATGAAGCGCCCCGACACGTCCACCTCGCGCGCGCCGCTCGGGATGGGCACGGAACCCCGGGCGCCCAGCCCGACGATGCGGTTGTCGGTCACGATCAGATCCGCATTGGGGATCACCTGATCCCCGTTCATCGTGATCACCGTGGCACCGCGTAGCGCGATCGTCCCCGACGGGGTGGCGCGCGGGAACTCCATCACGATTTCGACGGCCTCGACCGCCGGATCGTCGTCGAGGGCGGGCTTGGCCGCGCTCGAGTCCGCACTCGCGGTGTCCGGGCGCGCGCCGGCACGCGCTCCTCCCTCCTCGGGCGTGAAGTCGAGACTGGCGAAGGGCCGCCGATAGTACGTGGAGCCAATCGCCCAGGTGATGGTCTCCCCTCCGTCGGCCCAGGCGAAGTAGTCGGCCCCGATGTCGGTGATTCGCTTGGTCGGCATCGAGGGGCTGCGGATCGCGACGCTGGCCGGATCCGATTGCACGGGAGGCACGGCCATCACGTGCAGCTGGTTCCCGACCGCGGCCAACGCCCACTTCCCGTCGGGCCGCATGACCACGGCCTCGGCCGCGGGCGGCTGGGGCGCTCGCGGACTGGGCGGCCCGGTCACCTTCAGATGGGTGCGGCGGTCGCTGCCATCGTAGCGCAGTGAGATCAGCCCGTCGTTGGAGTAGACGAAGATCCGGTCTGGGTCGTTCCCGAAGTGCGGGACGCCGAGGCCTCGGGCCGGCGAGACCAGGTGCACGTCCCCACCGTTGACGTCCAGCCATACGAGGTCGAGCGGAACACGCAGTCCTCCGAACTCGGAGAACGTCTGGTGACGCATGTACGCGTTGGCCCGCAGGCCCACCAAACGGGTTCCGTCGGGCGAGAAGGCGAGATCCGTGTAGAAGGCCTCGTGCTCTGTGAGGCGCTGCGGCTGCCCCTGACCGTCCGAACGCATCTTCCAGATGTGCCCGCCCTGCATGTCCCAGGTCACATACGCGATCCAACGGCCATCGGGCGACCACACCGGCTTGAATTCCCAGGCGTCCGTGCGAGTCAAACGGCGGGGCTCTCCGTCCGGCAGGTCCATCACGTACACCTTGGTCAGTACCGAGAACGCCAATCGCCGACCGTCCGGTGACTGCCGTGGATCTTGCACCAGACGAGCGCGCACCGGCCCCTGGGGCACCCGGTACGGGAAGTTCAACTCCGGACCGACTTCGAGGGACACATGGGCGTTGAAGGGGATGACGCGCACGCTGCCATCGGCGACCGAAACGCGCTTGATACGACCCTGCTCCGTGAAGAGAACGGCGCTCCCGTCGGGAGTGAAGGCGTAGCCGGGGAGCACGTCGCGGCTGGGCGCTCCGCCCGTCTCCTGTTCGTCACGTTGGATCGGGTAGACCAGCCAACGGTCCGCGCCGCTCTCCAGATCGCGAATTCGCAAGCCGGTCTGCGTCTCGTGCCGCGTGCCGTACACGAGCTGCGTGCCGTCCGGCGACAGAAGCGGACGGATGGCGCTGCCTTCGCTCTGGGTCAGGACGTCCACGTCACCGCTGCGCAAGTCGCGACGCGCCACCTGCCAAAGGGGGAAGCGCCCGCCCTGCCCTCCAGCCGCGCGCGCCGCATACACGTAGCGCCCGTCCGCCGAGAGCACCGCCCCCAACTCCGCGGGACGTCCGCCGCCCCCGCCGGCACCCCCACCCCCGGGCGCGCTGCCCCCGCCCAGCGTGAGGCCACTGCCGCCGTTCACGTGCACCATGTGCAACTCGGTGCTGCGAGCCCGCTCCGTGTAGACGATGTACTGAGAGTCCGCGGTCCAGGCCGGGGACATGACCGCGTTCTGGCTTTCCCGGGTGAGCTTGCGTGCACCCGTGCCGTCGATCTTCGCCACCCACAGGTTGTCCGCCCCGTCCCGGTCCGAGATGAAGGCGATCCACTGGCCGTCCGGCGACACCCGGGGTTGGCTGTCGTAGCCCTGGCCTTCCGCAAGGCGCACGGCGTCCCCGCCCTCCATGGGCAGGCGGTACAGATCTCCCAGCAGCTCGAAGACGATGCTCTGCCCGTCGGGCGTCACATCCAGCGAGATCCAGGTCCCCTCGTCCGTGTCGAACTCCACGGTACGCTCCGGTACCAACGGCAGATCGCGCTTGGGCTTGGTGCTGTCGGTCGGCTGCTGCGCGTGGAGCCCCGCGGTCGTCGAGGCGAACAACAGGCAGACACCGATGGCCGACGGGATTCGGAAAGGCCGCATGGACGGAACTCGCTGACGCTCGGGGTAGTGCCCGCCGGGGCGCGGGCGATGGGGAACCACCCACGGTCGGGCGCCTTCCCGGCCTCCGCAAGCGCCGAGCGTACCTCTCCCGCGTAGCGGACGGGAACCAGGGTAGCGGCGGTGCCTGCTACCGCTCCTCGTTGGAGGAACCCACCACCCGCGGTGACGCGCTGGGCCGGAAGACCAGGTCGTCCAGGGACACGATGAGGTCGCGGAGGTAGCCCGGATTGCGTTCGGTCTCCAACAGCCCCACCGCCACGTACTTCTTTCCGTCCCGCTCCACCAAGGCGGCATCGGCGTGCCAGCGGCTCCAGGTCCCGGACTTCCGGTAGATGCGCGACCCCGGCCGGGCATCCAACCCGGCCACGAACTTATGGTGGATCGCCGGCTCGCCCATGATGTCCTTCATTTCCGCGGACGCCCAGGGACTGATCAGCAGACCCTGATCCATCATCACCATGAAGCGCGCCACCTGCCGGGCCGTCGCCCCGTGTGACAGCTGCGCAATCGGATCGCGACGCCACAGGCCCATCCCGCCGTAGCCCCTTCCGACCCATATGCCGCCGTTGCGCGCCTGGGAGTAGAGCTGATAGCGCGGCTCCTGCAGCACGTTTGCGATGGTCTGGAACCCGACGCGACGGATCAACTCACTCGACTTCTGGTTCGACGAGTTGCGGATCATCAACTCGAGATCCCTACGCAGCTCCGGCGTGTACTCCAGCTCGCCTTTTTCGACCTGATCGAAAACACCGAGCAGGATGCCGATTTTCGGCAGGCTCGCCGCGTAGCGCATGTGGTCTTCGTCGTATCCGGCGTAGCGGACGTGCTCCGGATCACTCAGGTCGATGAGCGCCACCGACAATGCCCCTTGCCGCACCAGATCGCGGAAGGGTGCCCGGGCCAGTACCCGCTCCAGGCCGCGTTGCAGACTCGCGTCCGGATCGGGAAACGAGAAGCTCTCCAGGGTGCCCCCACCACTCGCCCGCACGGGGACGCTGCTTGCGCCCGAATCCCCGACACGCTGCGCCAGGGCCGGAGTCGACGGAAGCCAAAGGGCGAGCACGAAGAATAGAAGGACCCGCGTCTTCAAGGACGGACCTCCGCTGACGATTCGGTGGAGCCGGACGCCGGCACATGCAGACCCCGGATGAACCGTTCGATCTGTGTGCCCAGCTCGGCATGCTCACTGGCTGAATTGACCTTGAGCACGTTGCTCATCATCGAGATGAGGTAGACATGCTGTACTGTGTCCGGTCGCGCCGGCGCCTCCACGATGGCCACGGCATGCATCAGGTTCTCGGCGTTGCCGCGGTACTGGCCGCAGGAGTACCCCTCTTCGGGACGGCATCGATAGAGGGATCCGGATTTGAAGTAGACCGCGGCCTGATCGAGCTCGGGAGAGAAGGCGTAGCGATAGCGCCGCCGCGTGAAGTAGAGCAGCCGCTTCATCTCCTCGCTGCTCCAGCGGTCCACCACCTTGCCCTGCTCCAACTTGAGCAGCCAGCGCACCAACTCCTGTGGAGTGGCGTAGCTGGAGCGCCCCGGAATGATCCGCTCGGCACCCCGGGTGAAGAACGTGCGCAAGCGGAGCTGTTCGGTATCGAGGCCCATCTCCCGCAGGGGCGCCTCCAGCACCTCGATGGCCCGATCGGTGAGCTCGGCCTTGGGGGTGTTGGCGAAGAAGGCGTCTTCCTCTTCCTTGGACACCGGGTAGCGCGACCCGAAATGGTTCATGAGGAGGACGTGCTTCCACACCATCGACCCCGCTGCGTTGGAGCTGGGTGAGACCATGTGGTCCAGCCACTCCCACAGCGTGAATTCGTCGCCGATGCGGATGGAGCGATGGGTGACGCGCGTCATGTCCTCGTTGACCACCGGGACCTCGTGGGAGTTCGGCATGACCCAGGCGTCAGCGACGATCCGGGTGGTGCGCAGCAACTCCTCGCGGGCGGCCAAGTCGGTGGGAAAACGCTTCCTCAGCTCGTTGAACAGCCCTGTCATCACCAGCAGCTTGCCCACGCTCCCGGGGATGTAGCCCTCGTTGGGTTTGACCGCAGCGTAGCGCGGATGCTGGGGATCGGTGATGTCCAGCACCGCGACGCGGTAGGAGGAGTGTCGCCGCCCGACGATCCGCTCGATCCCCTCTTGCAGCGCGGCATCGCGCGGCGTATCCGCCCCTACGTCGAACGAGGGATTCGTATCGGCCAGCCGCAAGCGGATGGCGCTGCTGGGGAGCTGAGCTCCGGGCTTGAGACGAATGTTGCCCGGCAAGGCCCCGTCGTTGATCTGACGATAGACGCGCAGCCGACGGATGCCGGTGCGCTCGTACCCGTCCAGCGGATAGGAGTCGGCCCTACCGGGCAGAGCCACGACCGCCGCGGCGGCCAGGCACAGCCCGCCCAGAGCGGAAAGACCCCGCCCCCGCGAGACCCGCCAGCGGCGCTGCGACTTCAACGCGACAGCTCCCGCATGAGGCCGTCTCGCTCGAGCACGGGGAGTCGTTGCACGGGGGCGGAGAGATCGACAGGGCGCGAGCCGTTCTCCAGCGCTTGGCGATCCAGGAGGGAGAGGGTGCCCATCAACTCGGAGCTCCGGAAGCGAACGAACGGCCGAATCTGGAACAGCCAGAGCTTGCCGCCTTCAAATCCGAACTCCATGTCCCAGACCTCATCGTGTTGTTCGGGGGGCAGGCGCCGCTCCCACTCGCGCACCACGCTCCGCAGCTGCTCCAGGTCGCTTTCTCCGAGCAGCGTGTCGGGCAAGGCAGCGACTCGCCATTCCGTGCCGCCGGCCCCGCGATCGACGAGCGCCCGGCGCCGAGGCGCTTTGGCTTGGGTTAGCAGAAGCCCGCCGGTGGCGTTCCGTGGAAGAACCACCGTTTCGGCCTCCTCCCCGTCCACCGCGCCCCCGACGCCCTCGGCGGTGACGACCGTGAGGGAGTCCGGCCCGTACTGAAGCCCAGACGTGATCAATACCCCGGACCGGTCCGAATGGATGCTCTCCAGGAGGAGCACCGACGGATAGACCGAGCCCTGCTCCTCCAGGATCTGCTTGCGCCAGAGGTAGGCCCGCTCGGAGAAAGGCGATGTCCAGACACGCTTTACGGAACTCAGGATGTCGTCCACGCTCCGCCGGTGGGCCACCGTCAGGTTGAGGCCGGCGCCCGAGAACTGGGGCAGATCCTCGACGTTGGTGTCACTGCGCACGAAGACGCCGCCGGTGGGCTCGCCACCGAAGGTGGTCCGCACGGCCGCTGCGATCGCTTCCTGCACGTCCGGCTGCCAGGGGAGCGCCTCGATGGCCCGGCGGACCCAGGCGAGTCGCTCGAACATGTACCCGTCCACCTCGGCCTCGGAGGCGCCGCCCGCCGTCATGGTCGCGGCCGTGGTGTACGCCTCCCGGAGCGCCTGCAGAACCGTGGTCTCGCTCCCCTCGAAGGGCCGGTCCACGTGGCGGGCGAACATCCCGAAGGGGAGCGCCACGCCACGCGACACGTGGTCTGGGAACGCATAGGCCAACTCGCCCAGGTTGGCCGCTTTCGGGCCCACCAGCACACCCGAGATCGACGCCCGCAGACTGTCCAGGGGCACGGGCTGCCACCGGTCGAGGTGCAGCCGCGAGGTATCGAGCCGCAGCCTGGGCGGCGGCTCCACGCGGGTCGCGTCGATCAGCGCCCGCTCGGGGCCCTGCACCTGGTCCGGGCGCTCCAGAAAGACCCGACCCAGCGGCGAGACGGCGAACAGGACGTCCTGACCGGAGACGCGGCGCAGCTGATCGAGATAGGCCGAGCTGACCACCGCGTTGGGGATGCCCAGGTTCCTGGCCAGAAGCTGGACGTGCGAAAGCAGATTGCCCTCATCCAAGGTCAACACCCCGGCGACTGGCCGCAGCTCGGGCGTGGTGGCCGGGATGACGTAGATCCGGTCGCTCTGGGCGGACTCGAGATCGTGCAGGTCCGCCACTTCCAGCGGACGTAGCGCCAACCCCGGATTCAAGCCTCGTGCGCCGCTGGTCACGTTCCTCCCCAGCAGGCGGTGGGGAGCCTCCAGCACCAGGTCGGCATCGGTGACCAGGGCGTCGATGTGGAGCGAGAGCTGGAGCAGCGCCGATCCCCGGACCAACGCATCCAGGAACCCGGCGGCTTTGGGTTCGACCGCTTGGTAGCGTTCCTGCACGGGCCCGAAGGTGGCGCGGGCCGTCCCCCACCCCCAGTCGAGCGCGCGAGCCAGATACGCCAGCGCGCTGCGGTACTCCAGCGCGGTCAGAGCCGGGGCCGCACGCAGCTCGGCCACGGCGGTGCGCAGCGCCTCGCCTTCACGACCCGACAGGAATCCCGCTCCCTGGGCCACATCCGCCAGCGCCATCAGCCGCCGCAGCCCCTGGTCGCGGGTGGGGGCGTCGCCCGCGGCCGTGGCCTGGGCCAACGTGAACGCTCTCTCCTGGACCGTCAGGGCGAGGTCGAGCAACACGAGGTTCCCGCGACCGTCCCGGCTCGTGGTCACGTGATCCCGGATGGCTCGCAGCAGGGCGCCGGCAGCGGCCAGGGCGGAATCGGGCTCGGAAGCACCGACGCCGGGCGCGAGCTGGTCGAAGGGCTGACGGAACGCGCGCGGCACCCGCCGCGCAAAGGACGTCACCCGCTGGCCGCCGACCGCCGGGTCGTACTGCGCCTCCAAAAGCTCCTGGAGCTCGCCCAAGCGGGAGCGCGCCTCGGCGTTGAGGCCACTGCGGGCGCTGAACTCCCGGACTGCGATCAGGTCGGTCTCGGAGGGGAAGGAGTGGATCTTGATGCGCACTTCGAAGAAGCGGTTGTCCAGGACCGCGATCTCCGTGGCGAGATTCCGGATGCGCTGGGTGCTCCGGTCTCCGGACGATCCGGGGTGGGCGATGGTCGCCACGGACTGGATCGCGAGGAGGTAGTGGCTTCGGGTCCAGCCCGGATCGGCCAGCAAACGCTCCAGGATCTCCTTCCCTTTGGCCTCTTCGTCCTCGATCTGACGAGCGCCGCGGTAGTACTGGGCTCGCTCCAGCACCCACCCGTTGTCCACCTCGAACAAGAACTGCTGGAGCGGCAACTCACGGAGCCAGGAGTTGCCGCGCTCGGCGTCCAGCAGTTGCTCGAACGTGATCGCCTGCAACAGGGTCCCGGGGTGGAAGCCCAGACGCCCCAGCGCCACCGCCTCCGGCTTGAACTCGGCATGCTGGACGCCACCGCCTCGCTCCACGCACGGATTGACGGCGGTACCGGTGACAGGAGCGGCCGTGGTCCCGTCCGCGCAAAACCAGCGGATCCGGAGGTAGGGCCCACGGGGGTCGACGCGGAACGCCGC is drawn from Gemmatimonadota bacterium and contains these coding sequences:
- a CDS encoding PEP/pyruvate-binding domain-containing protein, which codes for MRFAFLLLVAWPFGLAAQAFPPPLTSQEVAQVRERLAAFRVDPRGPYLRIRWFCADGTTAAPVTGTAVNPCVERGGGVQHAEFKPEAVALGRLGFHPGTLLQAITFEQLLDAERGNSWLRELPLQQFLFEVDNGWVLERAQYYRGARQIEDEEAKGKEILERLLADPGWTRSHYLLAIQSVATIAHPGSSGDRSTQRIRNLATEIAVLDNRFFEVRIKIHSFPSETDLIAVREFSARSGLNAEARSRLGELQELLEAQYDPAVGGQRVTSFARRVPRAFRQPFDQLAPGVGASEPDSALAAAGALLRAIRDHVTTSRDGRGNLVLLDLALTVQERAFTLAQATAAGDAPTRDQGLRRLMALADVAQGAGFLSGREGEALRTAVAELRAAPALTALEYRSALAYLARALDWGWGTARATFGPVQERYQAVEPKAAGFLDALVRGSALLQLSLHIDALVTDADLVLEAPHRLLGRNVTSGARGLNPGLALRPLEVADLHDLESAQSDRIYVIPATTPELRPVAGVLTLDEGNLLSHVQLLARNLGIPNAVVSSAYLDQLRRVSGQDVLFAVSPLGRVFLERPDQVQGPERALIDATRVEPPPRLRLDTSRLHLDRWQPVPLDSLRASISGVLVGPKAANLGELAYAFPDHVSRGVALPFGMFARHVDRPFEGSETTVLQALREAYTTAATMTAGGASEAEVDGYMFERLAWVRRAIEALPWQPDVQEAIAAAVRTTFGGEPTGGVFVRSDTNVEDLPQFSGAGLNLTVAHRRSVDDILSSVKRVWTSPFSERAYLWRKQILEEQGSVYPSVLLLESIHSDRSGVLITSGLQYGPDSLTVVTAEGVGGAVDGEEAETVVLPRNATGGLLLTQAKAPRRRALVDRGAGGTEWRVAALPDTLLGESDLEQLRSVVREWERRLPPEQHDEVWDMEFGFEGGKLWLFQIRPFVRFRSSELMGTLSLLDRQALENGSRPVDLSAPVQRLPVLERDGLMRELSR